From Macaca mulatta isolate MMU2019108-1 chromosome 1, T2T-MMU8v2.0, whole genome shotgun sequence, the proteins below share one genomic window:
- the ZBTB7B gene encoding zinc finger and BTB domain-containing protein 7B isoform X4 translates to MLQPGPHPPSPQAAAPGEAWPGPSQAPWQSLEEKMGSPEDDLIGIPFPDHSSELLSCLNEQRQLGHLCDLTIRTQGLEYRTHRAVLAACSHYFKKLFTEGGGGAVMGAGGSGTATGGAGAGVCELDFVGPEALGALLEFAYTATLTTSSANMPAVLQAARLLEIPCVIAACMEILQGSGLEAPSPDEDDCERARQYLQAFATATASGVPNGEDSPPQVPLPPPPPPPPRPVARRSRKPRKAFLQTKGARANHLVPEVPAVPAHPLTYEEEEVVGRVGSSGGSGLGDSYSPPTGTASPPEGPQSYEPYEGEEEEEELVYPPAYGLAQGGGPPLSPEELGSDEDAIDPDLMAYLSSLHQDNLAPGLDGQDKLVRKRRSQMPQECPVCHKIIHGAGKLPRHMRTHTGEKPFACEVCGVRFTRNDKLKIHMRKHTGERPYSCPHCPARFLHSYDLKNHMHLHTGDRPYECHLCHKAFAKEDHLQRHLKGQNCLEVRTRRRRKDDAPPHYPPPSTAAASPAGLDLSNGHLDTFRLSLARFWEQSAPTGPPVSTPGPPDDDEEEGAPTTPQAEGAMESS, encoded by the exons ATGTTACAGCCTGGTCCTCATCCTCCCTCACCCCAAGCTGCTGCTCCTGGAGAAGCCTGGCCAGGCCCCTCTCAGGCTCCCTGGCAGAGCCTAGAG GAGAAGATGGGGAGCCCCGAGGATGACCTGATTGGGATTCCATTCCCGGACCACAGCAGTGAGCTCCTGAGCTGCCTCAATGAGCAGCGCCAGCTGGGCCACCTATGTGACCTCACCATCCGGACGCAGGGCCTTGAATACCGCACCCACAGGGCTGTGCTAGCTGCCTGTAGCCACTACTTCAAGAAGCTATTCACTGAGGGCGGTGGCGGAGCTGTCATGGGGGCCGGGGGCAGCGGGACAGCCACTGGGGGAGCAGGAGCAGGCGTGTGTGAGCTGGACTTTGTAGGGCCAGAGGCACTAGGCGCCCTCCTTGAATTTGCCTATACAGCCACACTGACCACCAGCAGCGCCAACATGCCAGCTGTGCTCCAGGCTGCCCGCCTGCTGGAGATCCCGTGTGTCATCGCTGCTTGCATGGAGATTCTGCAGGGCAGTGGGCTAGAAGCTCCCAGCCCAGACGAGGATGACTGTGAGCGAGCCCGCCAGTATCTGCAGGCCTTTGCCACAGCCACAGCCTCTGGAGTTCCCAATGGTGAAGACAGTCCTCCACAGGTGcccctcccaccacctccaccaccgcCACCTCGGCCTGTTGCCCGCCGCAGCCGCAAGCCCCGGAAAGCTTTCCTGCAAACCAAGGGGGCCAGAGCAAACCACCTAGTCCCTGAGGTGCCCGCAGTACCTGCCCATCCCTTGACctatgaggaggaggaggtggtgggtAGAGTGGGCAGCAGTGGGGGCAGTGGGCTGGGGGACAGCTACAGCCCTCCCACAGGAACCgcctcccctcctgaggggcCCCAGAGCTACGAACCCTATGAGggtgaggaagaagaagaggagctGGTATATCCCCCAGCCTATGGGCTGGCGCAGGGTGGCGGGCCCCCGCTGTCCCCAGAGGAGCTGGGCTCAGATGAGGATGCCATCGATCCTGACCTGATGGCCTACCTAAGCTCCCTGCACCAGGACAACCTGGCACCAGGCCTGGATGGCCAAGACAAGCTGGTGCGCAAACGCCGCTCCCAGATGCCTCAGGAGTGTCCTGTCTGCCACAAGATCATCCATGGGGCGGGCAAACTGCCTCGCCACATGAGGACCCACACAGGCGAGAAGCCCTTTGCCTGCGAGGTCTGCGGTGTTCGATTCACCCG GAACGACAAGCTGAAGATCCACATGCGGAAGCACACGGGAGAGCGCCCCTACTCGTGCCCGCACTGCCCAGCCCGCTTCCTGCACAGCTACGACCTCAAGAACCACATGCACCTGCATACGGGGGACCGGCCCTATGAGTGCCACCTGTGCCACAAGGCTTTCGCCAAGGAGGACCACCTGCAGCGCCACCTCAAAGGCCAGAACTGCCTGGAGGTGCGCACCCGACGGCGCCGCAAGGACGATGCACCACCCCACTACCCGCCACCCTCTACGGCTGCTGCATCCCCCGCTGGCCTCGACCTCTCCAATGGCCACCTGGACACCTTCCGCCTCTCTCTAGCTCGATTCTGGGAGCAGTCAGCCCCCACCGGGCCCCCGGTCTCTACCCCGGGGCCCCCTGATGACGATGAGGAGGAAGGGGCACCCACCACACCCCAGGCTGAAGGTGCTATGGAGTCCTCTTAA
- the ZBTB7B gene encoding zinc finger and BTB domain-containing protein 7B isoform X3, with protein sequence MGSPEDDLIGIPFPDHSSELLSCLNEQRQLGHLCDLTIRTQGLEYRTHRAVLAACSHYFKKLFTEGGGGAVMGAGGSGTATGGAGAGVCELDFVGPEALGALLEFAYTATLTTSSANMPAVLQAARLLEIPCVIAACMEILQGSGLEAPSPDEDDCERARQYLQAFATATASGVPNGEDSPPQVPLPPPPPPPPRPVARRSRKPRKAFLQTKGARANHLVPEVPAVPAHPLTYEEEEVVGRVGSSGGSGLGDSYSPPTGTASPPEGPQSYEPYEGEEEEEELVYPPAYGLAQGGGPPLSPEELGSDEDAIDPDLMAYLSSLHQDNLAPGLDGQDKLVRKRRSQMPQECPVCHKIIHGAGKLPRHMRTHTGEKPFACEVCGVRFTRNDKLKIHMRKHTGERPYSCPHCPARFLHSYDLKNHMHLHTGDRPYECHLCHKAFAKEDHLQRHLKGQNCLEVRTRRRRKDDAPPHYPPPSTAAASPAGLDLSNGHLDTFRLSLARFWEQSAPTGPPVSTPGPPDDDEEEGAPTTPQAEGAMESS encoded by the exons ATGGGGAGCCCCGAGGATGACCTGATTGGGATTCCATTCCCGGACCACAGCAGTGAGCTCCTGAGCTGCCTCAATGAGCAGCGCCAGCTGGGCCACCTATGTGACCTCACCATCCGGACGCAGGGCCTTGAATACCGCACCCACAGGGCTGTGCTAGCTGCCTGTAGCCACTACTTCAAGAAGCTATTCACTGAGGGCGGTGGCGGAGCTGTCATGGGGGCCGGGGGCAGCGGGACAGCCACTGGGGGAGCAGGAGCAGGCGTGTGTGAGCTGGACTTTGTAGGGCCAGAGGCACTAGGCGCCCTCCTTGAATTTGCCTATACAGCCACACTGACCACCAGCAGCGCCAACATGCCAGCTGTGCTCCAGGCTGCCCGCCTGCTGGAGATCCCGTGTGTCATCGCTGCTTGCATGGAGATTCTGCAGGGCAGTGGGCTAGAAGCTCCCAGCCCAGACGAGGATGACTGTGAGCGAGCCCGCCAGTATCTGCAGGCCTTTGCCACAGCCACAGCCTCTGGAGTTCCCAATGGTGAAGACAGTCCTCCACAGGTGcccctcccaccacctccaccaccgcCACCTCGGCCTGTTGCCCGCCGCAGCCGCAAGCCCCGGAAAGCTTTCCTGCAAACCAAGGGGGCCAGAGCAAACCACCTAGTCCCTGAGGTGCCCGCAGTACCTGCCCATCCCTTGACctatgaggaggaggaggtggtgggtAGAGTGGGCAGCAGTGGGGGCAGTGGGCTGGGGGACAGCTACAGCCCTCCCACAGGAACCgcctcccctcctgaggggcCCCAGAGCTACGAACCCTATGAGggtgaggaagaagaagaggagctGGTATATCCCCCAGCCTATGGGCTGGCGCAGGGTGGCGGGCCCCCGCTGTCCCCAGAGGAGCTGGGCTCAGATGAGGATGCCATCGATCCTGACCTGATGGCCTACCTAAGCTCCCTGCACCAGGACAACCTGGCACCAGGCCTGGATGGCCAAGACAAGCTGGTGCGCAAACGCCGCTCCCAGATGCCTCAGGAGTGTCCTGTCTGCCACAAGATCATCCATGGGGCGGGCAAACTGCCTCGCCACATGAGGACCCACACAGGCGAGAAGCCCTTTGCCTGCGAGGTCTGCGGTGTTCGATTCACCCG GAACGACAAGCTGAAGATCCACATGCGGAAGCACACGGGAGAGCGCCCCTACTCGTGCCCGCACTGCCCAGCCCGCTTCCTGCACAGCTACGACCTCAAGAACCACATGCACCTGCATACGGGGGACCGGCCCTATGAGTGCCACCTGTGCCACAAGGCTTTCGCCAAGGAGGACCACCTGCAGCGCCACCTCAAAGGCCAGAACTGCCTGGAGGTGCGCACCCGACGGCGCCGCAAGGACGATGCACCACCCCACTACCCGCCACCCTCTACGGCTGCTGCATCCCCCGCTGGCCTCGACCTCTCCAATGGCCACCTGGACACCTTCCGCCTCTCTCTAGCTCGATTCTGGGAGCAGTCAGCCCCCACCGGGCCCCCGGTCTCTACCCCGGGGCCCCCTGATGACGATGAGGAGGAAGGGGCACCCACCACACCCCAGGCTGAAGGTGCTATGGAGTCCTCTTAA
- the ZBTB7B gene encoding zinc finger and BTB domain-containing protein 7B isoform X1 gives MGGKQAGGQVRQQDRTGAGPQAPGPGGGRASSHTLSLSSSSQRTRRLRGAPEPGLGDLELGRDLTPTAPGSSQLPSPPSPFVACGLSSPPRPPGSEKMGSPEDDLIGIPFPDHSSELLSCLNEQRQLGHLCDLTIRTQGLEYRTHRAVLAACSHYFKKLFTEGGGGAVMGAGGSGTATGGAGAGVCELDFVGPEALGALLEFAYTATLTTSSANMPAVLQAARLLEIPCVIAACMEILQGSGLEAPSPDEDDCERARQYLQAFATATASGVPNGEDSPPQVPLPPPPPPPPRPVARRSRKPRKAFLQTKGARANHLVPEVPAVPAHPLTYEEEEVVGRVGSSGGSGLGDSYSPPTGTASPPEGPQSYEPYEGEEEEEELVYPPAYGLAQGGGPPLSPEELGSDEDAIDPDLMAYLSSLHQDNLAPGLDGQDKLVRKRRSQMPQECPVCHKIIHGAGKLPRHMRTHTGEKPFACEVCGVRFTRNDKLKIHMRKHTGERPYSCPHCPARFLHSYDLKNHMHLHTGDRPYECHLCHKAFAKEDHLQRHLKGQNCLEVRTRRRRKDDAPPHYPPPSTAAASPAGLDLSNGHLDTFRLSLARFWEQSAPTGPPVSTPGPPDDDEEEGAPTTPQAEGAMESS, from the exons atgggggGAAAGCAAGCAGGAGGACAGGTGAGACAGCAGGACAG GACCGGAGCAGGGCCCCAAGCCCCCGGGCCTGGTGGGGGACGCGCTTCTTCCCACACCCTGAGCCTCAGCAGCTCCAGCCAGCGGACCCGACGGCTGAGAG GAGCCCCAGAACCAGGACTGGGGGATTTGGAGCTGGGCAGAGACTTAACCCCCACAGCACCGGGAAGCAGCCAACTCCCCTCGCCTCCTTCCCCCTTCGTGGCTTGCGGTCTCTCTTCCCCGCCTCGGCCCCCAGGAAGT GAGAAGATGGGGAGCCCCGAGGATGACCTGATTGGGATTCCATTCCCGGACCACAGCAGTGAGCTCCTGAGCTGCCTCAATGAGCAGCGCCAGCTGGGCCACCTATGTGACCTCACCATCCGGACGCAGGGCCTTGAATACCGCACCCACAGGGCTGTGCTAGCTGCCTGTAGCCACTACTTCAAGAAGCTATTCACTGAGGGCGGTGGCGGAGCTGTCATGGGGGCCGGGGGCAGCGGGACAGCCACTGGGGGAGCAGGAGCAGGCGTGTGTGAGCTGGACTTTGTAGGGCCAGAGGCACTAGGCGCCCTCCTTGAATTTGCCTATACAGCCACACTGACCACCAGCAGCGCCAACATGCCAGCTGTGCTCCAGGCTGCCCGCCTGCTGGAGATCCCGTGTGTCATCGCTGCTTGCATGGAGATTCTGCAGGGCAGTGGGCTAGAAGCTCCCAGCCCAGACGAGGATGACTGTGAGCGAGCCCGCCAGTATCTGCAGGCCTTTGCCACAGCCACAGCCTCTGGAGTTCCCAATGGTGAAGACAGTCCTCCACAGGTGcccctcccaccacctccaccaccgcCACCTCGGCCTGTTGCCCGCCGCAGCCGCAAGCCCCGGAAAGCTTTCCTGCAAACCAAGGGGGCCAGAGCAAACCACCTAGTCCCTGAGGTGCCCGCAGTACCTGCCCATCCCTTGACctatgaggaggaggaggtggtgggtAGAGTGGGCAGCAGTGGGGGCAGTGGGCTGGGGGACAGCTACAGCCCTCCCACAGGAACCgcctcccctcctgaggggcCCCAGAGCTACGAACCCTATGAGggtgaggaagaagaagaggagctGGTATATCCCCCAGCCTATGGGCTGGCGCAGGGTGGCGGGCCCCCGCTGTCCCCAGAGGAGCTGGGCTCAGATGAGGATGCCATCGATCCTGACCTGATGGCCTACCTAAGCTCCCTGCACCAGGACAACCTGGCACCAGGCCTGGATGGCCAAGACAAGCTGGTGCGCAAACGCCGCTCCCAGATGCCTCAGGAGTGTCCTGTCTGCCACAAGATCATCCATGGGGCGGGCAAACTGCCTCGCCACATGAGGACCCACACAGGCGAGAAGCCCTTTGCCTGCGAGGTCTGCGGTGTTCGATTCACCCG GAACGACAAGCTGAAGATCCACATGCGGAAGCACACGGGAGAGCGCCCCTACTCGTGCCCGCACTGCCCAGCCCGCTTCCTGCACAGCTACGACCTCAAGAACCACATGCACCTGCATACGGGGGACCGGCCCTATGAGTGCCACCTGTGCCACAAGGCTTTCGCCAAGGAGGACCACCTGCAGCGCCACCTCAAAGGCCAGAACTGCCTGGAGGTGCGCACCCGACGGCGCCGCAAGGACGATGCACCACCCCACTACCCGCCACCCTCTACGGCTGCTGCATCCCCCGCTGGCCTCGACCTCTCCAATGGCCACCTGGACACCTTCCGCCTCTCTCTAGCTCGATTCTGGGAGCAGTCAGCCCCCACCGGGCCCCCGGTCTCTACCCCGGGGCCCCCTGATGACGATGAGGAGGAAGGGGCACCCACCACACCCCAGGCTGAAGGTGCTATGGAGTCCTCTTAA
- the ZBTB7B gene encoding zinc finger and BTB domain-containing protein 7B isoform X2: MSGTGAGPQAPGPGGGRASSHTLSLSSSSQRTRRLRGAPEPGLGDLELGRDLTPTAPGSSQLPSPPSPFVACGLSSPPRPPGSEKMGSPEDDLIGIPFPDHSSELLSCLNEQRQLGHLCDLTIRTQGLEYRTHRAVLAACSHYFKKLFTEGGGGAVMGAGGSGTATGGAGAGVCELDFVGPEALGALLEFAYTATLTTSSANMPAVLQAARLLEIPCVIAACMEILQGSGLEAPSPDEDDCERARQYLQAFATATASGVPNGEDSPPQVPLPPPPPPPPRPVARRSRKPRKAFLQTKGARANHLVPEVPAVPAHPLTYEEEEVVGRVGSSGGSGLGDSYSPPTGTASPPEGPQSYEPYEGEEEEEELVYPPAYGLAQGGGPPLSPEELGSDEDAIDPDLMAYLSSLHQDNLAPGLDGQDKLVRKRRSQMPQECPVCHKIIHGAGKLPRHMRTHTGEKPFACEVCGVRFTRNDKLKIHMRKHTGERPYSCPHCPARFLHSYDLKNHMHLHTGDRPYECHLCHKAFAKEDHLQRHLKGQNCLEVRTRRRRKDDAPPHYPPPSTAAASPAGLDLSNGHLDTFRLSLARFWEQSAPTGPPVSTPGPPDDDEEEGAPTTPQAEGAMESS, translated from the exons ATGAGCGG GACCGGAGCAGGGCCCCAAGCCCCCGGGCCTGGTGGGGGACGCGCTTCTTCCCACACCCTGAGCCTCAGCAGCTCCAGCCAGCGGACCCGACGGCTGAGAG GAGCCCCAGAACCAGGACTGGGGGATTTGGAGCTGGGCAGAGACTTAACCCCCACAGCACCGGGAAGCAGCCAACTCCCCTCGCCTCCTTCCCCCTTCGTGGCTTGCGGTCTCTCTTCCCCGCCTCGGCCCCCAGGAAGT GAGAAGATGGGGAGCCCCGAGGATGACCTGATTGGGATTCCATTCCCGGACCACAGCAGTGAGCTCCTGAGCTGCCTCAATGAGCAGCGCCAGCTGGGCCACCTATGTGACCTCACCATCCGGACGCAGGGCCTTGAATACCGCACCCACAGGGCTGTGCTAGCTGCCTGTAGCCACTACTTCAAGAAGCTATTCACTGAGGGCGGTGGCGGAGCTGTCATGGGGGCCGGGGGCAGCGGGACAGCCACTGGGGGAGCAGGAGCAGGCGTGTGTGAGCTGGACTTTGTAGGGCCAGAGGCACTAGGCGCCCTCCTTGAATTTGCCTATACAGCCACACTGACCACCAGCAGCGCCAACATGCCAGCTGTGCTCCAGGCTGCCCGCCTGCTGGAGATCCCGTGTGTCATCGCTGCTTGCATGGAGATTCTGCAGGGCAGTGGGCTAGAAGCTCCCAGCCCAGACGAGGATGACTGTGAGCGAGCCCGCCAGTATCTGCAGGCCTTTGCCACAGCCACAGCCTCTGGAGTTCCCAATGGTGAAGACAGTCCTCCACAGGTGcccctcccaccacctccaccaccgcCACCTCGGCCTGTTGCCCGCCGCAGCCGCAAGCCCCGGAAAGCTTTCCTGCAAACCAAGGGGGCCAGAGCAAACCACCTAGTCCCTGAGGTGCCCGCAGTACCTGCCCATCCCTTGACctatgaggaggaggaggtggtgggtAGAGTGGGCAGCAGTGGGGGCAGTGGGCTGGGGGACAGCTACAGCCCTCCCACAGGAACCgcctcccctcctgaggggcCCCAGAGCTACGAACCCTATGAGggtgaggaagaagaagaggagctGGTATATCCCCCAGCCTATGGGCTGGCGCAGGGTGGCGGGCCCCCGCTGTCCCCAGAGGAGCTGGGCTCAGATGAGGATGCCATCGATCCTGACCTGATGGCCTACCTAAGCTCCCTGCACCAGGACAACCTGGCACCAGGCCTGGATGGCCAAGACAAGCTGGTGCGCAAACGCCGCTCCCAGATGCCTCAGGAGTGTCCTGTCTGCCACAAGATCATCCATGGGGCGGGCAAACTGCCTCGCCACATGAGGACCCACACAGGCGAGAAGCCCTTTGCCTGCGAGGTCTGCGGTGTTCGATTCACCCG GAACGACAAGCTGAAGATCCACATGCGGAAGCACACGGGAGAGCGCCCCTACTCGTGCCCGCACTGCCCAGCCCGCTTCCTGCACAGCTACGACCTCAAGAACCACATGCACCTGCATACGGGGGACCGGCCCTATGAGTGCCACCTGTGCCACAAGGCTTTCGCCAAGGAGGACCACCTGCAGCGCCACCTCAAAGGCCAGAACTGCCTGGAGGTGCGCACCCGACGGCGCCGCAAGGACGATGCACCACCCCACTACCCGCCACCCTCTACGGCTGCTGCATCCCCCGCTGGCCTCGACCTCTCCAATGGCCACCTGGACACCTTCCGCCTCTCTCTAGCTCGATTCTGGGAGCAGTCAGCCCCCACCGGGCCCCCGGTCTCTACCCCGGGGCCCCCTGATGACGATGAGGAGGAAGGGGCACCCACCACACCCCAGGCTGAAGGTGCTATGGAGTCCTCTTAA
- the DCST2 gene encoding DC-STAMP domain-containing protein 2: MPKVMKDVVHPLRGEEPSMARAVVRSVGGFTLGLSLATAYGLLELLVEGHSPWGCLVGTLTLAAFLSLGMGFSRQVRATVLLLLPQAFSRQGRTLLLVAAFGLVLQGPCANTLRNFTRASEAVACGAELALNQTAEVLQRAKQPLVSALNKIKAIAQKTKEVADRVRKFFRSIMDGVKHIARALRNVWQWLLHIGDVCNSELGNPYLKCARVFDDAKDSCMMVIPQAYHLCYVLMPFKLALCGLASLVQVFCVIPKYIQPFLRQTIGTPVIQLLNRVRQEFEFNMTATHHFSVDLNASRSLSQVAMDLREAVSMKLHRVREALALMGFTTPLLLVLLYLQALFYRYCYLNWDHYDNIYITSQFLRMEAVRSTAGLPTVLPLSAHEARRYIPPGSIFLSQWEKFFYILETFNLIRHLLLVLFLVFLDYAVFWVLDLARHQLQGEIVARSPVLVSITVEGTGYAGNIYRDLVSAFDVLQQGNISILSRRCLLRPSEPDSTGYIVIGVMYGLCFFVTLFGSYVSRLRRVICASYYPSREQERISYLYNILLSRRTNLLAALHRSVRRRAADQGHRSAFLVLASRCPCLGPFVSHFWLHQAYCLGCGQPQDEGDMENIVSCSTPGCQGLYCLTCFRLLDNTCSVCASPLSYQGDLDLELDSSDEEGPQLWLAAAQWKDPEQAWLLQQPLQEVLGRSLSVESTSESSDLDEEKGPQQRKHGQQPLPEAHQPISILTSPEPHRPPETSSAPKAAPTPASEPSVPLAPPSPPDPSHLPHK; the protein is encoded by the exons ATGCCCAAAGTCATGAAGGATGTTGTGCACCCCTTGAGGGGAGAGGAGCCTAGCATGGCGAGAGCTGTGGTTCGCAGCGTGGGAGGCTTTACCCTGGGCTTGTCTTTGGCCACGGCCTACGGGCTTCTGGAGCTACTGGTGGAAGGGCACAGCCCCTGGGGCTGCCTGGTGGGCACCCTCACTTTGGCCGCCTTCCTTAGCCTGGGCATGGGATTCTCCCGCCAGGTCCGAGCCACTGTCCTCCTGCTGCTGCCCCAGGCCTTCTCCA GGCAGGGCCGGACACTACTGTTGGTGGCTGCCTTTGGGTTGGTGCTTCAAGGTCCTTGTGCCAACACTCTACGCAACTTCACCCGGGCTAGCGAGGCTGTAGCCTGTGGGGCAGAGCTGGCCCTGAACCAGACCGCCGAAGTGCTACAGCGGGCCAAGCAGCCCCTTGTCA GTGCCCTGAACAAGATTAAAGCTATTGCCCAAAAGACCAAAGAGGTGGCTGACCGGGTCCGCAAGTTCTTTCGGTCAATCATGGATGGTGTGAAACACATAG CCAGGGCTCTCCGGAATGTATGGCAGTGGCTCCTGCACATCGGGGATGTGTGCAACTCGGAACTGGGCAACCCTTACCTGAAGTGTGCACGGGTTTTTGATGATGCCAAGGACAGCTGCATGATGGTCATACCACAAGCCTACCATCTGTGTTACGTGCTCATGCCCTTCAAACTGGCGCTCTGTGGACTTGCCAGCC TGGTCCAGGTGTTCTGCGTCATCCCTAAGTACATTCAGCCCTTCTTGCGCCAGACCATCGGCACCC CTGTGATTCAGTTGCTCAACCGGGTgcgtcaggagtttgagttcaaCATGACAGCCACCCACCACTTCTCTGTGGATCTCAATGCCTCTCGGAGTCTGTCCCAGGTAGCCATGGACCTCCGCGAGGCTGTCAGCATGAAGCTGCACCGTGTCCGAGAGGCCCTGGCTCTGATGGGGTTCACCACTCCTCTGCTGCTTGTGCTTCTCTACCTCCA AGCCCTATTTTACCGGTACTGTTACCTGAACTGGGACCATTATGACAATATCTACATCACCAGCCAATTCCTGCGCATGGAGGCTGTGCGCTCCACGGCAGGGCTGCCCACAGTGCTACCGCTCAGTGCTCACGAGGCCAGGCGCTACATCCCACCGG GCTCCATCTTCTTGTCCCAATGGGAGAAGTTTTTTTACATTCTGGAGACCTTCAACCTTATCCGACACCTCCTCCTCGTGCTGTTCCTAGTCTTCCTAGACTATGCTGTCTTCTGGGTGCTTGACCTGGCCCGGCACCAGCTGCAGGGGGAGATTGTGGCCCGCA GTCCTGTGTTGGTGTCTATAACCGTGGAAGGGACTGGCTATGCTGGGAATATTTATCGTGACCTGGTGTCAGCATTTGATGTCCTGCAGCAAGGCAACATCAGTATTTTGTCCCGGCGTTGTCTCCTTCGTCCCTCGGAGCCGGACAGCACTGGCTACATAGTCATTG GCGTCATGTATGGCCTATGCTTCTTCGTCACCCTGTTTGGCAGCTATGTCAGCCGGCTGCGGCGAGTCATCTGTGCCTCCTACTACCCATCCCGGGAGCAG GAGAGGATCTCCTACCTGTACAACATACTTCTGAGCCGCCGAACCAATCTGTTGGCTGCCCTGCACCGATCAGTGAGGCGGCGGGCGGCTGACCAGGGCCACAGAAGTGCCTTCCTAGTGCTGGCCAGTCG GTGCCCTTGCCTAGGTCCATTTGTCAGCCACTTTTGGCTGCATCAGGCCTACTGCCTGGGCTGTGGGCAGCCCCAGGATGAGGGAGACATGGAGAACATTGTGTCCTGCAGTACCCCGGGCTGCCAAG GTCTCTACTGCCTCACTTGCTTCCGCCTCCTGGACAATACCTGCTCTGTGTGTGCATCTCCCCTCTCCTACCAGGGGGACCTAGACCTGGAGCT GGACTCCAGCGATGAGGAGGGCCCTCAGCTATGGCTGGCTGCAGCTCAATGGAAGGACCCTGAGCAGGCATGGTTACTGCAGCAACCGCTCCAAGAAGTGCTCGGCAGGAGCCTCTCAGTGGAGTCCACTTCCGAGTCCAG TGACCTGGATGAGGAGAAGGGGCCTCAGCAGAGGAAGCACGGGCAGCAGCCCTTACCTGAAGCCCATCAGCCTATTAGCATTCTCACCAGCCCTGAGCCCCACAGACCACCTGAGACATCCTCCGCCCCCAAAGCAGCCCCCACTCCAGCTTCAGAACCCTCAGTCCCTCTCGCACCTCCCTCTCCTCCTGATCCTTCCCACCTACCCCACAAATAA